The following coding sequences lie in one Maylandia zebra isolate NMK-2024a linkage group LG14, Mzebra_GT3a, whole genome shotgun sequence genomic window:
- the LOC143412374 gene encoding uncharacterized protein LOC143412374 isoform X2 has translation MKQAGSESELCHADSLGSAGSSSTLASSVIEVESERGGASLKPQLRPNKEEKEEEEELTPFSPPPTLSITEEILEFINQSRAREGLAAIHTHMTIKDEPKEPLSNQTNFTCPLPPVTSSQEQTHTMPQEQERAEIEDDIVQSQTGENETTESEIQEIQVAESQVEKGEVVLGEVQENDKEKTKTSENEDRHKIVPPQTLDLHRFVSEEEESKNKVIPIEEEESTTSSSNLGAPNQPNKRYHPPTRGSHLTKRDKKIIEKIRSYYEAAAEAEEGEEEDEELAEEVGSKRRNSFSQIPSGLVKETMSRFDVGGHQGESESGLSKFEEPERDTDREHLSSSGPVSSPFPVLADAKSDGQADKPMSSLDFREEDRVKSSSSAASNDEETPNPVNLQSNQSRPIGEETKIQDQNENVCKGSLVERREEKVEGESRDQTTMPGAGNQAITNGHEANPPGSTEANGSHEETSTPVNTCEKPETKTQNIWTRTRSRDQAKAIGNLEDLPSQIKVGRWSRHSRIVTANRALFETMGSDVAGIGLFEANPVVDPVLIENSERILSKVQTLARMYSAKASTMKVPLHQKRSNSGRNQSVVSASLSGPASPSQSRSQIQAEAQVTAEHQKQYETETGQSESRCATQTYSMVKVQTQNVTQRRQCQIQAEDQNQTQTMSWKTKEIQEERTVKTAESLTPDVQEAAMEPVEPQSFGHVFVKEQMTTQQTNGISLSRPRDFISALSRERDSGVGCTLSETSQTSTTPQENPAPLLSNQSSSLTQVNSYEHRYTSPGASSSSTTTIQHLRTQAGDWSSSLCCPASNKDPSRDDPLNENRDVHPDVPEQQSGQHHAYSARESGEIITQPAPSEPPLCAEHCRKVTKDGDNQDKDKQDAAAEQCIQARVEHSFTDNKDTLSKDVNVYAAPEFSVCTGNANADASSGKCNSSARPHPGPSREQRETEEGSTVLRNQRPQKTSAEELSSDEGSAGRFGEWRPLGELPAQPSQSLPLLTASGSSHASCHALTETPGHHSLRENEPRPSNPAQLQSEDHLPTFTSQRPLDLLTTLGGRASSDPPNVNSMPEGDHRDPKEPGCPTKLPIFKTQEERTTQAITTPDQGTSAPSAFQPSLRHRSPSPHRAPPTSSVRAPPCSSPFRLIPASSPTPVCPNNISKALSSLSPTPPLTRKAPSTPSPASSSSSVRGPPPSPTSSSTLRSPTCSSPITSSSTFTKSLAASCISQSISQSMAKDNTARNSVNQSPSLPSSHLRRRSPSPKPPSSTPACAQLGCSKDGYHHPRCPPSTLRTSCTSPSLMPSSPPSLSQRSPSPSHYQPAYASSSSPRPSFLHSKTGSSQNSNNNNNHSTAISQVSCSLSSALSNGGWLVSPQKETFSNGTSKAAVKQQSQDSLWSGSHNRVARPFSASEPNSRVQSPSPSPASFIHLCSPPPQHNFSSPMANKPPHPRSSRLGSASSHNPLGLTLELPITSSMSSSSCPSPRILSPPPIGVSVNVWANNVATPQPRNARYVSSSASPSLSSTLASFPTSSSSSFVPQSGFKGSFPSGPCPTTSLSLRRSFSSSLADRPSSPARLNAAAQRRSWADSSRRSLGFSGNAHPSFDQHESCPVSPRSGWSSYSSSPACLSPENGLQSPPSSSKFSPGNGTGGGQHFTSVPWPDVRELSNKYNGTDIPDTGDTCTISASSPPPVSSTASSDRQIDWEDPELQEGNCRSQLICAYLSRPSSEQNLTSSSLTLSTSGMTSPPPAPYQHHQFHIKPPPQVQIYTTAPPVSPVSSPLPSRASPLPKQGNHKASYATTVNLQIAGSGRITSFSTAQVSLTQTLQGGAGAGVAAQGQMVRRVSINGLSQLPSALPQNCNRI, from the exons CAGGCGGGCAGTGAAAGCGAGCTGTGCCACGCAGACAGCCTGGGCTcagcaggcagcagcagcacgtTGGCCTCCTCCGTCATAGAGGTGGAGTCCGAGCGAGGCGGCGCCAGTTTGAAGCCTCAGCTACGACCGAACAAGGAGGAG aaggaggaggaagaggagctgaCCCCCTTCAGTCCTCCTCCCACTCTGTCCATCACAGAGGAGATCCTGGAGTTCATCAACCAGAGTAGAGCCAGAGAGGGGCTCGCCGCCATCCACACTCACATGACG ATCAAGGATGAGCCCAAAGAGCCTCTATCCAACCAGACCAACTTCACCTGCCCGCTGCCCCCAGTCACCTCCAGccaagaacaaacacacacaatgccACAGGAACAGGAAAGAGCAGAGATTGAGGATGACATCGTCCAAAGTCAGACTGGAGAAAATGAGACAACAGAAAGTGAAATCCAAGAAATTCAAGTTGCAGAAAGTCAGGTGGAAAAGGGAGAAGTGGTGCTTGGAGAAGTACAAGAAAATGATAAAGAGAAGACGAAAACGAGTGAAAACGAGGATAGACACAAGATCGTTCCACCCCAAACACTAGACCTTCATCGATTCGTCTCAGAAGAGGAggaaagcaaaaacaaagtcataccgatagaagaagaagagtcCACAACTTCCTCCTCAAATCTAGGAGCCCCTAACCAGCCCAACAAGAGATATCACCCGCCTACAAGAGGTTCCCACCTCACCAAGAGAGATAAGAAGATCATTGAAAAGATAAGAAGTTACTATGAGGCAGCAGCTGAGGCTGAAGAGGGcgaggaagaggatgaagagCTTGCTGAAGAAGTAGGGTCAAAAAGGAGAAACAGTTTCTCACAAATTCCCTCTGGCTTGGTAAAGGAGACCATGTCACGCTTTGATGTCGGTGGTCACCAAGGGGAGTCAGAAAGTGGACTGTCCAAGTTCGAAGAACCAGAAAGAGATACTGATAGGGAGCACCTTTCTTCCTCTGGTCCAGTTTCTTCCCCATTTCCAGTACTAGCAGATGCAAAGAGTGATGGACAGGCTGATAAACCAATGAGCTCTTTGGATTTTCGAGAAGAGGACCGAGTCAAGTCTTCATCCTCTGCTGCGAGTAACGACGAAGAGACTCCAAATCCGGTAAATTTGCAATCAAACCAAAGCAGGCCTATTGGAGAAGAAACAAAGATTCAGGATCAAAATGAGAATGTTTGCAAAGGATCGTTGGTGGAAAGACGGGAGGAGAAGGTGGAAGGAGAGTCCAGAGATCAAACAACCATGCCTGGTGCTGGAAACCAAGCTATTACAAATGGGCATGAAGCTAACCCACCAGGCTCAACAGAGGCTAATGGAAGCCATGAAGAAACCTCTACACCTGTGAATACGTGCGAAAAACCTGAGACAAAAACCCAGAACATCTGGACTAGAACCAGAAGCAGAGACCAAGCAAAGGCCATTGGGAACCTCGAGGACCTTCCCAGTCAGATAAAAGTGGGTCGATGGTCTCGCCACTCCAGGATTGTCACTGCTAACCGAGCCCTGTTCGAGACCATGGGATCGGATGTGGCTGGTATCGGGTTATTCGAGGCGAACCCCGTGGTAGACCCTGTGCTGATAGAAAACTCAGAGCGTATTCTAAGCAAGGTCCAAACACTGGCTCGAATGTACAGCGCCAAAGCCAGCACCATGAAGGTCCCCCTGCATCAAAAACGCTCCAATAGTGGACGGAACCAATCGGTGGTTTCTGCTAGTCTGTCTGGACCCGCAAGCCCGAGCCAAAGTAGAAGTCAGATACAGGCTGAAGCTCAAGTTACAGCTGAGCACCaaaaacaatatgaaacagaAACCGGTCAGTCAGAGTCGAGATGTGCAACCCAAACTTACTCCATGGTCAAAGTTCAAACCCAAAACGTAACACAAAGGCGGCAATGTCAGATTCAAGCTGAAGACCAGAACCAGACTCAAACCATGAGCTGGAAGACCAAAGAGATCCAGGAAGAGAGGACAGTAAAGACAGCAGAGAGCCTCACACCAG ATGTCCAGGAGGCTGCGATGGAGCCAGTTGAACCTCAGTCGTTTGGTCATGTGTTTGTCAAAGAACAGATGACCACCCAGCAGACGAATGGAATTAGCCTCTCCAGGCCGAGAGACTTCATCTCTGCTTTGAGCAGAGAAAGAGACTCTGGTGTAGGCTGTACTCTGAGTGAAACTTCCCAGACCTCCACCACACCTCAAGAAAATCCAGCCCCTTTGTTAAGCAACCAATCATCCAGTCTGACCCAGGTGAACAGCTATGAGCACAGGTACACCTCACCTGGAGCATCCTCATCTTCTACAACAACCATTCAGCATCTCAGGACACAAGCTGGAGACTGGAGCTCCAGTTTGTGCTGCCCTGCCAGTAACAAGGACCCCTCCAGGGATGACCCCCTGAATGAGAACAGGGATGTGCATCCAGATGT GCCGGAGCAGCAGAGTGGTCAGCACCATGCTTATTCAGCCAGAGAGTCTGGAGAAATCATCACCCAACCCGCTCCCTCGGAGCCACCTCTGTGTGCTGAGCACTGCAGAAAAGTGACCAAAGATGGAGATAACCAAGACAAAGACAAGCAGGACGCAGCAGCTGAACAATGTATACAAGCTAGAGTAGAACACAGCTTCACAGATAACAAGGATACGCTGAGCAAAGACGTGAATGTTTACGCAGCGCCTGAATTCAGTGTTTGCACAGGAAATGCAAATGCAGACGCGTCTTCAGGAAAGTGCAACAGCTCTGCAAGACCTCACCCAGGGCCgagcagagagcagagagaaacagaggagGGCAGCACTGTGCTGCGAAACCAGCGTCCGCAGAAGACATCAGCAGAGGAACTCTCCAGCGATGAGGGTTCAGCAGGGCGCTTTGGTGAATGGAGACCCTTAGGAGAGCTTCCTGCTCAGCCTTCCCAGAGTCTTCCCTTACTCACAGCCTCTGGCTCTTCACACGCAAGCTGCCACGCACTCACAGAAACCCCAGGGCATCACAGTTTAAGAGAAAATGAACCACGTCCATCAAATCCCGCTCAGCTGCAGTCTGAAGACCATCTCCCAACATTCACCAGCCAAAGGCCGCTCGACCTGCTGACGACGCTGGGCGGACGGGCTTCATCTGATCCCCCGAATGTCAATAGCATGCCTGAAGGTGACCACAG GGACCCAAAAGAGCCAGGATGCCCGACCAAACTTCCGATCTTCAAGACTCAGGAGGAGAGAACTACCCAGGCTATTACCACGCCTGACCAGGGCACCTCTGCACCCTCAGCCTTCCAACCCAGCCTGAGACACCGCTCTCCTTCTCCTCATAGAGCTCCTCCTACCTCCTCAGTACGAGCACCACCTTGCTCCTCACCATTCAGGCTTATTCCAGCATCTTCTCCGACTCCTGTATGCCCAAACAACATCTCCAAGGCTCTTTCCAGCTTATCTCCGACTCCCCCTTTAACCAGGAAAGCCCCGTCTACCCCCTCTCCTGCATCTTCCTCATCATCTGTAAGAGGCCCTCCTCCCTCCCCTACATCATCCTCTACCCTTCGTTCTCCCACATGCTCCTCCCCCATCACCTCTTCCTCCACATTTACCAAATCCTTAGCTGCCTCCTGCATCAGTCAGTCTATCAGTCAGAGTATGGCAAAAGACAACACTGCCCGCAACAGCGTGAATCAAAGTCCCTCCTTACCTTCCTCTCACTTACGACGGCGTTCCCCTTCTCCCAAACCTCCTTCCAGCACACCTGCTTGTGCTCAGTTAGGATGTTCCAAGGATGGGTACCACCATCCAAGATGCCCACCGTCCACTCTCCGGACCTCTTGCACTTCTCCGTCCCTCATGCCAtcttctcctccctctctttcccAACGCTCTCCAAGTCCATCCCATTACCAGCCGGCCTACGCTTCATCCTCTTCACCACGTCCCTCATTCCTTCACAGCAAAACTGGTTCTTCACAGAactcaaacaacaacaacaatcacagCACAGCAATCAGTCAAGTGAGCTGCAGCTTGAGCAGTGCTCTCAGTAACGGAGGTTGGTTGGTAAGTCCACAGAAGGAGACATTCTCTAATGGGACCAGTAAAGCCGCGGTAAAGCAACAATCCCAAGATTCTCTCTGGTCAGGATCACACAACCGTGTAGCCCGGCCTTTCTCCGCATCCGAACCCAACTCACGAGTTCAGTCCCCATCTCCCTCTCCAGCTTCATTCATTCACCTCTGCTCTCCACCTCCACAGCACAATTTCTCCTCCCCCATGGCAAATAAACCGCCCCATCCCCGGAGCTCAAGGCTAGGAAGTGCAAGTTCCCATAACCCATTAGGTCTAACTTTGGAGCTACCCATCACCTCTTCCATGAGTTCTTCTTCATGTCCGAGCCCGCGGATCCTCTCCCCACCTCCTATCGGTGTGTCAGTGAATGTTTGGGCAAACAATGTTGCGACACCTCAGCCTAGAAACGCTAGATATGTTTCCTCCTCTGCCTCTCCTTCTCTTTCATCAACATTGGCTTCTTTCCCAACTTCTTCTTCGTCCTCCTTTGTCCCACAGAGTGGTTTCAAAGGATCTTTCCCTTCTGGACCCTGCCCTACCACCTCCCTAAGCCTCCGCAGGTCTTTCTCCTCCAGCCTGGCCGACAGACCTTCCAGCCCAGCCCGGCTCAACGCTGCTGCCCAGCGACGTTCCTGGGCAGACAGCAGCCGAAGGTCCCTAGGTTTCAGTGGAAATGCCCATCCTTCTTTTGACCAACACGAGTCCTGTCCGGTCAGTCCAAGGAGTGGATGGTCCTCTTACAGCAGCTCACCCGCATGCCTCAGCCCTGAAAATGGGCTTCAGTCCCCACCCTCATCCAGCAAGTTTTCCCCAGGGAACGGCACCGGGGGTGGGCAGCATTTTACCAGCGTGCCCTGGCCAGATGTGCGAGAGCTTTCAAACAAATACAATGGAACGGATATCCCGGATACAGGCGATACTTGCACCATCAGTGCCTCGTCTCCTCCCCCTGTGTCCTCCACCGCTTCATCAGACAGGCAGATAGACTGGGAAGATCCCGAGTTACAGGAGGGAAACTGTCGGAGCCAGCTGATCTGCGCCTACCTTAGCCGACCCTCCAGTGAGCAAAACCTCACCTCCTCAAGTCTGACTCTGTCCACCTCAGGAATGACCTCTCCTCCACCTGCCCCCTACCAACACCACCAATTCCACATCAAACCACCGCCTCAGGTTCAAATCTATACCACAGCACCTCCTGTGTCCCCAGTCTCTTCTCCCCTGCCCTCAAGAGCATCACCACTACCCAAACAGGGCAACCACAAGGCCAGTTATGCCACCACAGTCAACCTACAAATTGCTGGAAGTGGCAGAATAACCTCCTTCAGCACGGCCCAAGTTAGCCTAACCCAAACCCTGCAGGGTGGAGCAGGAGCTGGAGTAGCAGCACAGGGGCAGATGGTGAGGAGAGTAAGCATCAACGGACTCTCACAGCTTCCTTCAGCTCTTCCTCAGAACTGTAACAGGATATAA
- the LOC143412374 gene encoding uncharacterized protein LOC143412374 isoform X1 produces the protein MKQAGSESELCHADSLGSAGSSSTLASSVIEVESERGGASLKPQLRPNKEEEKEEEEELTPFSPPPTLSITEEILEFINQSRAREGLAAIHTHMTIKDEPKEPLSNQTNFTCPLPPVTSSQEQTHTMPQEQERAEIEDDIVQSQTGENETTESEIQEIQVAESQVEKGEVVLGEVQENDKEKTKTSENEDRHKIVPPQTLDLHRFVSEEEESKNKVIPIEEEESTTSSSNLGAPNQPNKRYHPPTRGSHLTKRDKKIIEKIRSYYEAAAEAEEGEEEDEELAEEVGSKRRNSFSQIPSGLVKETMSRFDVGGHQGESESGLSKFEEPERDTDREHLSSSGPVSSPFPVLADAKSDGQADKPMSSLDFREEDRVKSSSSAASNDEETPNPVNLQSNQSRPIGEETKIQDQNENVCKGSLVERREEKVEGESRDQTTMPGAGNQAITNGHEANPPGSTEANGSHEETSTPVNTCEKPETKTQNIWTRTRSRDQAKAIGNLEDLPSQIKVGRWSRHSRIVTANRALFETMGSDVAGIGLFEANPVVDPVLIENSERILSKVQTLARMYSAKASTMKVPLHQKRSNSGRNQSVVSASLSGPASPSQSRSQIQAEAQVTAEHQKQYETETGQSESRCATQTYSMVKVQTQNVTQRRQCQIQAEDQNQTQTMSWKTKEIQEERTVKTAESLTPDVQEAAMEPVEPQSFGHVFVKEQMTTQQTNGISLSRPRDFISALSRERDSGVGCTLSETSQTSTTPQENPAPLLSNQSSSLTQVNSYEHRYTSPGASSSSTTTIQHLRTQAGDWSSSLCCPASNKDPSRDDPLNENRDVHPDVPEQQSGQHHAYSARESGEIITQPAPSEPPLCAEHCRKVTKDGDNQDKDKQDAAAEQCIQARVEHSFTDNKDTLSKDVNVYAAPEFSVCTGNANADASSGKCNSSARPHPGPSREQRETEEGSTVLRNQRPQKTSAEELSSDEGSAGRFGEWRPLGELPAQPSQSLPLLTASGSSHASCHALTETPGHHSLRENEPRPSNPAQLQSEDHLPTFTSQRPLDLLTTLGGRASSDPPNVNSMPEGDHRDPKEPGCPTKLPIFKTQEERTTQAITTPDQGTSAPSAFQPSLRHRSPSPHRAPPTSSVRAPPCSSPFRLIPASSPTPVCPNNISKALSSLSPTPPLTRKAPSTPSPASSSSSVRGPPPSPTSSSTLRSPTCSSPITSSSTFTKSLAASCISQSISQSMAKDNTARNSVNQSPSLPSSHLRRRSPSPKPPSSTPACAQLGCSKDGYHHPRCPPSTLRTSCTSPSLMPSSPPSLSQRSPSPSHYQPAYASSSSPRPSFLHSKTGSSQNSNNNNNHSTAISQVSCSLSSALSNGGWLVSPQKETFSNGTSKAAVKQQSQDSLWSGSHNRVARPFSASEPNSRVQSPSPSPASFIHLCSPPPQHNFSSPMANKPPHPRSSRLGSASSHNPLGLTLELPITSSMSSSSCPSPRILSPPPIGVSVNVWANNVATPQPRNARYVSSSASPSLSSTLASFPTSSSSSFVPQSGFKGSFPSGPCPTTSLSLRRSFSSSLADRPSSPARLNAAAQRRSWADSSRRSLGFSGNAHPSFDQHESCPVSPRSGWSSYSSSPACLSPENGLQSPPSSSKFSPGNGTGGGQHFTSVPWPDVRELSNKYNGTDIPDTGDTCTISASSPPPVSSTASSDRQIDWEDPELQEGNCRSQLICAYLSRPSSEQNLTSSSLTLSTSGMTSPPPAPYQHHQFHIKPPPQVQIYTTAPPVSPVSSPLPSRASPLPKQGNHKASYATTVNLQIAGSGRITSFSTAQVSLTQTLQGGAGAGVAAQGQMVRRVSINGLSQLPSALPQNCNRI, from the exons CAGGCGGGCAGTGAAAGCGAGCTGTGCCACGCAGACAGCCTGGGCTcagcaggcagcagcagcacgtTGGCCTCCTCCGTCATAGAGGTGGAGTCCGAGCGAGGCGGCGCCAGTTTGAAGCCTCAGCTACGACCGAACAAGGAGGAG gagaaggaggaggaagaggagctgaCCCCCTTCAGTCCTCCTCCCACTCTGTCCATCACAGAGGAGATCCTGGAGTTCATCAACCAGAGTAGAGCCAGAGAGGGGCTCGCCGCCATCCACACTCACATGACG ATCAAGGATGAGCCCAAAGAGCCTCTATCCAACCAGACCAACTTCACCTGCCCGCTGCCCCCAGTCACCTCCAGccaagaacaaacacacacaatgccACAGGAACAGGAAAGAGCAGAGATTGAGGATGACATCGTCCAAAGTCAGACTGGAGAAAATGAGACAACAGAAAGTGAAATCCAAGAAATTCAAGTTGCAGAAAGTCAGGTGGAAAAGGGAGAAGTGGTGCTTGGAGAAGTACAAGAAAATGATAAAGAGAAGACGAAAACGAGTGAAAACGAGGATAGACACAAGATCGTTCCACCCCAAACACTAGACCTTCATCGATTCGTCTCAGAAGAGGAggaaagcaaaaacaaagtcataccgatagaagaagaagagtcCACAACTTCCTCCTCAAATCTAGGAGCCCCTAACCAGCCCAACAAGAGATATCACCCGCCTACAAGAGGTTCCCACCTCACCAAGAGAGATAAGAAGATCATTGAAAAGATAAGAAGTTACTATGAGGCAGCAGCTGAGGCTGAAGAGGGcgaggaagaggatgaagagCTTGCTGAAGAAGTAGGGTCAAAAAGGAGAAACAGTTTCTCACAAATTCCCTCTGGCTTGGTAAAGGAGACCATGTCACGCTTTGATGTCGGTGGTCACCAAGGGGAGTCAGAAAGTGGACTGTCCAAGTTCGAAGAACCAGAAAGAGATACTGATAGGGAGCACCTTTCTTCCTCTGGTCCAGTTTCTTCCCCATTTCCAGTACTAGCAGATGCAAAGAGTGATGGACAGGCTGATAAACCAATGAGCTCTTTGGATTTTCGAGAAGAGGACCGAGTCAAGTCTTCATCCTCTGCTGCGAGTAACGACGAAGAGACTCCAAATCCGGTAAATTTGCAATCAAACCAAAGCAGGCCTATTGGAGAAGAAACAAAGATTCAGGATCAAAATGAGAATGTTTGCAAAGGATCGTTGGTGGAAAGACGGGAGGAGAAGGTGGAAGGAGAGTCCAGAGATCAAACAACCATGCCTGGTGCTGGAAACCAAGCTATTACAAATGGGCATGAAGCTAACCCACCAGGCTCAACAGAGGCTAATGGAAGCCATGAAGAAACCTCTACACCTGTGAATACGTGCGAAAAACCTGAGACAAAAACCCAGAACATCTGGACTAGAACCAGAAGCAGAGACCAAGCAAAGGCCATTGGGAACCTCGAGGACCTTCCCAGTCAGATAAAAGTGGGTCGATGGTCTCGCCACTCCAGGATTGTCACTGCTAACCGAGCCCTGTTCGAGACCATGGGATCGGATGTGGCTGGTATCGGGTTATTCGAGGCGAACCCCGTGGTAGACCCTGTGCTGATAGAAAACTCAGAGCGTATTCTAAGCAAGGTCCAAACACTGGCTCGAATGTACAGCGCCAAAGCCAGCACCATGAAGGTCCCCCTGCATCAAAAACGCTCCAATAGTGGACGGAACCAATCGGTGGTTTCTGCTAGTCTGTCTGGACCCGCAAGCCCGAGCCAAAGTAGAAGTCAGATACAGGCTGAAGCTCAAGTTACAGCTGAGCACCaaaaacaatatgaaacagaAACCGGTCAGTCAGAGTCGAGATGTGCAACCCAAACTTACTCCATGGTCAAAGTTCAAACCCAAAACGTAACACAAAGGCGGCAATGTCAGATTCAAGCTGAAGACCAGAACCAGACTCAAACCATGAGCTGGAAGACCAAAGAGATCCAGGAAGAGAGGACAGTAAAGACAGCAGAGAGCCTCACACCAG ATGTCCAGGAGGCTGCGATGGAGCCAGTTGAACCTCAGTCGTTTGGTCATGTGTTTGTCAAAGAACAGATGACCACCCAGCAGACGAATGGAATTAGCCTCTCCAGGCCGAGAGACTTCATCTCTGCTTTGAGCAGAGAAAGAGACTCTGGTGTAGGCTGTACTCTGAGTGAAACTTCCCAGACCTCCACCACACCTCAAGAAAATCCAGCCCCTTTGTTAAGCAACCAATCATCCAGTCTGACCCAGGTGAACAGCTATGAGCACAGGTACACCTCACCTGGAGCATCCTCATCTTCTACAACAACCATTCAGCATCTCAGGACACAAGCTGGAGACTGGAGCTCCAGTTTGTGCTGCCCTGCCAGTAACAAGGACCCCTCCAGGGATGACCCCCTGAATGAGAACAGGGATGTGCATCCAGATGT GCCGGAGCAGCAGAGTGGTCAGCACCATGCTTATTCAGCCAGAGAGTCTGGAGAAATCATCACCCAACCCGCTCCCTCGGAGCCACCTCTGTGTGCTGAGCACTGCAGAAAAGTGACCAAAGATGGAGATAACCAAGACAAAGACAAGCAGGACGCAGCAGCTGAACAATGTATACAAGCTAGAGTAGAACACAGCTTCACAGATAACAAGGATACGCTGAGCAAAGACGTGAATGTTTACGCAGCGCCTGAATTCAGTGTTTGCACAGGAAATGCAAATGCAGACGCGTCTTCAGGAAAGTGCAACAGCTCTGCAAGACCTCACCCAGGGCCgagcagagagcagagagaaacagaggagGGCAGCACTGTGCTGCGAAACCAGCGTCCGCAGAAGACATCAGCAGAGGAACTCTCCAGCGATGAGGGTTCAGCAGGGCGCTTTGGTGAATGGAGACCCTTAGGAGAGCTTCCTGCTCAGCCTTCCCAGAGTCTTCCCTTACTCACAGCCTCTGGCTCTTCACACGCAAGCTGCCACGCACTCACAGAAACCCCAGGGCATCACAGTTTAAGAGAAAATGAACCACGTCCATCAAATCCCGCTCAGCTGCAGTCTGAAGACCATCTCCCAACATTCACCAGCCAAAGGCCGCTCGACCTGCTGACGACGCTGGGCGGACGGGCTTCATCTGATCCCCCGAATGTCAATAGCATGCCTGAAGGTGACCACAG GGACCCAAAAGAGCCAGGATGCCCGACCAAACTTCCGATCTTCAAGACTCAGGAGGAGAGAACTACCCAGGCTATTACCACGCCTGACCAGGGCACCTCTGCACCCTCAGCCTTCCAACCCAGCCTGAGACACCGCTCTCCTTCTCCTCATAGAGCTCCTCCTACCTCCTCAGTACGAGCACCACCTTGCTCCTCACCATTCAGGCTTATTCCAGCATCTTCTCCGACTCCTGTATGCCCAAACAACATCTCCAAGGCTCTTTCCAGCTTATCTCCGACTCCCCCTTTAACCAGGAAAGCCCCGTCTACCCCCTCTCCTGCATCTTCCTCATCATCTGTAAGAGGCCCTCCTCCCTCCCCTACATCATCCTCTACCCTTCGTTCTCCCACATGCTCCTCCCCCATCACCTCTTCCTCCACATTTACCAAATCCTTAGCTGCCTCCTGCATCAGTCAGTCTATCAGTCAGAGTATGGCAAAAGACAACACTGCCCGCAACAGCGTGAATCAAAGTCCCTCCTTACCTTCCTCTCACTTACGACGGCGTTCCCCTTCTCCCAAACCTCCTTCCAGCACACCTGCTTGTGCTCAGTTAGGATGTTCCAAGGATGGGTACCACCATCCAAGATGCCCACCGTCCACTCTCCGGACCTCTTGCACTTCTCCGTCCCTCATGCCAtcttctcctccctctctttcccAACGCTCTCCAAGTCCATCCCATTACCAGCCGGCCTACGCTTCATCCTCTTCACCACGTCCCTCATTCCTTCACAGCAAAACTGGTTCTTCACAGAactcaaacaacaacaacaatcacagCACAGCAATCAGTCAAGTGAGCTGCAGCTTGAGCAGTGCTCTCAGTAACGGAGGTTGGTTGGTAAGTCCACAGAAGGAGACATTCTCTAATGGGACCAGTAAAGCCGCGGTAAAGCAACAATCCCAAGATTCTCTCTGGTCAGGATCACACAACCGTGTAGCCCGGCCTTTCTCCGCATCCGAACCCAACTCACGAGTTCAGTCCCCATCTCCCTCTCCAGCTTCATTCATTCACCTCTGCTCTCCACCTCCACAGCACAATTTCTCCTCCCCCATGGCAAATAAACCGCCCCATCCCCGGAGCTCAAGGCTAGGAAGTGCAAGTTCCCATAACCCATTAGGTCTAACTTTGGAGCTACCCATCACCTCTTCCATGAGTTCTTCTTCATGTCCGAGCCCGCGGATCCTCTCCCCACCTCCTATCGGTGTGTCAGTGAATGTTTGGGCAAACAATGTTGCGACACCTCAGCCTAGAAACGCTAGATATGTTTCCTCCTCTGCCTCTCCTTCTCTTTCATCAACATTGGCTTCTTTCCCAACTTCTTCTTCGTCCTCCTTTGTCCCACAGAGTGGTTTCAAAGGATCTTTCCCTTCTGGACCCTGCCCTACCACCTCCCTAAGCCTCCGCAGGTCTTTCTCCTCCAGCCTGGCCGACAGACCTTCCAGCCCAGCCCGGCTCAACGCTGCTGCCCAGCGACGTTCCTGGGCAGACAGCAGCCGAAGGTCCCTAGGTTTCAGTGGAAATGCCCATCCTTCTTTTGACCAACACGAGTCCTGTCCGGTCAGTCCAAGGAGTGGATGGTCCTCTTACAGCAGCTCACCCGCATGCCTCAGCCCTGAAAATGGGCTTCAGTCCCCACCCTCATCCAGCAAGTTTTCCCCAGGGAACGGCACCGGGGGTGGGCAGCATTTTACCAGCGTGCCCTGGCCAGATGTGCGAGAGCTTTCAAACAAATACAATGGAACGGATATCCCGGATACAGGCGATACTTGCACCATCAGTGCCTCGTCTCCTCCCCCTGTGTCCTCCACCGCTTCATCAGACAGGCAGATAGACTGGGAAGATCCCGAGTTACAGGAGGGAAACTGTCGGAGCCAGCTGATCTGCGCCTACCTTAGCCGACCCTCCAGTGAGCAAAACCTCACCTCCTCAAGTCTGACTCTGTCCACCTCAGGAATGACCTCTCCTCCACCTGCCCCCTACCAACACCACCAATTCCACATCAAACCACCGCCTCAGGTTCAAATCTATACCACAGCACCTCCTGTGTCCCCAGTCTCTTCTCCCCTGCCCTCAAGAGCATCACCACTACCCAAACAGGGCAACCACAAGGCCAGTTATGCCACCACAGTCAACCTACAAATTGCTGGAAGTGGCAGAATAACCTCCTTCAGCACGGCCCAAGTTAGCCTAACCCAAACCCTGCAGGGTGGAGCAGGAGCTGGAGTAGCAGCACAGGGGCAGATGGTGAGGAGAGTAAGCATCAACGGACTCTCACAGCTTCCTTCAGCTCTTCCTCAGAACTGTAACAGGATATAA